Proteins from a single region of Abyssalbus ytuae:
- the gap gene encoding type I glyceraldehyde-3-phosphate dehydrogenase codes for MRKIRIAINGFGRIGRTVVRLLIDNPEFEIVAINDLSDARTLSHLLKYDSIHGVLPYQVTYNNEGIIINGTLIPLMNKKTPAETEWEKFDVDILVESTGKFKKREDLGHHIVNGAKKVILSVPPEDDSIKMIVMGVNHHILDGSEDIVSNASCTTNNAAPMIKVVNELCGIDQAYITTVHSYTTDQSLHDQPHRDLRRARAAGQSIVPTTTGAAKAITKIFPQLSHVIGGCGIRVPVPDGSLTDITFNVKTDTSIKEINHAFKNASQYDLKGILNYTEDPIVSVDIINNPYSCTFDSLMTSVIGKMVKIIGWYDNEYGYSSRIIDLALLIHNK; via the coding sequence ATGAGAAAAATAAGAATTGCCATTAATGGTTTTGGCAGAATTGGCCGAACGGTAGTTAGGTTGCTGATTGATAATCCGGAATTTGAAATTGTAGCCATCAACGATCTCTCTGATGCCCGAACATTAAGTCATCTATTAAAATATGACAGTATTCACGGGGTTCTTCCCTACCAGGTTACTTATAACAATGAAGGCATAATTATTAACGGAACTTTGATTCCGCTAATGAATAAAAAAACTCCCGCCGAAACAGAATGGGAAAAATTTGATGTTGATATACTTGTAGAATCAACCGGAAAATTTAAAAAAAGGGAAGATTTAGGCCATCATATTGTAAATGGTGCTAAAAAAGTAATTCTATCAGTACCCCCGGAAGACGATTCTATAAAAATGATAGTTATGGGAGTTAACCATCATATACTGGATGGCAGTGAAGATATCGTTTCCAATGCCTCATGTACAACAAATAATGCAGCTCCAATGATTAAAGTAGTTAACGAATTATGTGGGATTGACCAGGCTTATATAACCACAGTTCATTCATATACTACCGATCAAAGCTTGCATGACCAGCCACACCGTGATTTAAGAAGAGCCAGGGCTGCAGGGCAATCTATAGTGCCAACTACTACAGGTGCAGCCAAAGCAATTACCAAAATTTTTCCTCAACTAAGCCATGTTATTGGCGGCTGCGGAATAAGAGTTCCCGTTCCGGACGGATCTTTAACAGATATTACTTTTAATGTGAAAACAGACACATCCATCAAAGAAATAAACCATGCATTTAAAAATGCCTCTCAATATGATTTAAAGGGTATATTAAACTACACCGAAGATCCGATAGTATCAGTAGACATTATAAATAATCCCTATTCCTGCACATTCGATTCTTTAATGACTTCAGTAATTGGTAAAATGGTAAAAATTATTGGGTGGTACGATAATGAATACGGTTACAGCAGCAGAATAATTGATTTGGCCCTCCTCATTCATAATAAATAA
- a CDS encoding tetratricopeptide repeat-containing hybrid sensor histidine kinase/response regulator, with protein sequence MRPATYIYLFIFLFSPSLFSQELISISDSLLHLKKKVYEFKNEGSFEKAMITLNNGVKLAESTESHKDLIDFYNLYIQLHTEYNKYDKARVYMTMAYSVLNYYNYPEGKALTNAFEALTLLENDPEEALAIIENIKSNITLEDKNNAICVNYIEGLINLKQKNYQTAQQIFEKILPVEHEFEKDYIRANTLLQLAKINYETSKFINGEIEASTALNVANEYNYPLIKIKAHHLLANIYENGGNYEKALSHFKSLTAIHNQVFTQETLKNNEDIAVKTESDFFSRILDQMNKDAIAQQQTVNISKLTSVLSSALLIIISLLTISLYRNNQIKYKTNDLLLKKNLELQIAKEEAEKAMQAKAQFLSTVSHELRTPLYAVTGLTHLLLEDNPNSSQKEHLKSLKFSGEYLLNFINDILQINKIEANKLKPENIPFDLRKVLNEVVNTYQQTAKESNNELVLKISDDIPSELIGDPIKLSQIFTNLVGNALKFTENGHVKVIADVKKSDFKNILVHFEVQDDGIGISKKMQTTIFDSFSQGSEQINRKYGGTGLGLAIVKSLLSLFGSEITLESELGRGTAFYFDIDFGISKTTQEEPEKVKTSLVNDDFFIGKRVLVVEDNKINQVITTKILAKKQMSCDIASNGYEALDKVHENQYDVILMDIHMPGISGLKTTEEIRKFNTEIPVIALTAISLDESKDDFYAAGCNDIITKPFKPEEFYETLAKNMINNSVSSES encoded by the coding sequence ATGAGGCCGGCTACCTACATATACTTGTTTATTTTTTTATTTTCACCCTCCCTGTTTTCACAGGAATTAATCTCTATTTCTGACAGTCTTCTACACCTCAAAAAGAAAGTATATGAGTTTAAAAATGAAGGGAGTTTTGAAAAAGCAATGATCACCCTGAATAATGGTGTAAAACTTGCTGAATCTACTGAAAGTCATAAAGATCTAATAGATTTTTACAACCTGTACATACAGTTACATACCGAATATAACAAATATGATAAGGCCAGGGTGTACATGACAATGGCTTATTCCGTATTAAATTACTATAATTACCCCGAAGGAAAAGCTCTAACCAATGCCTTTGAGGCTTTGACGTTACTGGAAAACGACCCTGAGGAAGCTTTAGCTATTATAGAAAATATTAAAAGTAATATAACCCTTGAAGATAAAAATAATGCCATTTGCGTAAATTACATTGAAGGGCTTATCAACTTAAAACAAAAAAACTATCAAACTGCACAACAAATATTTGAAAAAATATTACCTGTAGAACATGAATTTGAAAAAGACTATATAAGAGCAAATACTTTGTTGCAACTGGCAAAAATTAACTATGAAACCAGTAAATTTATTAATGGTGAAATAGAAGCATCTACAGCCCTTAATGTTGCGAACGAATACAACTACCCTCTTATAAAAATAAAAGCCCACCATTTACTGGCCAATATTTATGAGAACGGAGGTAATTATGAAAAAGCCCTCTCCCACTTTAAAAGCCTTACCGCCATCCATAACCAGGTATTTACCCAGGAAACCTTAAAAAACAATGAAGATATAGCCGTAAAAACCGAATCGGATTTTTTTTCAAGAATCCTGGATCAGATGAATAAAGATGCTATTGCACAACAACAAACGGTAAATATTTCTAAACTAACATCAGTTTTAAGCTCTGCCCTGCTCATTATAATTTCATTATTAACCATATCACTTTACCGGAATAATCAAATAAAATATAAAACCAACGACCTGTTATTAAAAAAGAACCTGGAACTACAAATTGCCAAAGAAGAAGCTGAAAAAGCCATGCAGGCCAAAGCCCAGTTTTTGTCTACCGTAAGCCACGAGCTCCGCACACCGCTATATGCTGTTACAGGCCTTACCCATTTATTGCTGGAAGATAACCCCAACAGCAGCCAGAAAGAACACTTAAAATCACTTAAATTTTCCGGTGAATACCTTCTTAATTTTATAAATGATATACTTCAGATAAACAAAATTGAAGCGAACAAACTAAAACCAGAAAATATTCCTTTTGACCTTAGAAAGGTATTAAATGAAGTAGTAAACACCTATCAGCAAACCGCCAAGGAAAGTAATAACGAACTGGTATTAAAAATAAGTGATGATATACCTTCAGAACTTATAGGAGATCCGATAAAGTTATCCCAAATATTTACCAATCTTGTGGGTAATGCATTAAAATTTACCGAAAACGGACATGTAAAAGTAATTGCCGACGTAAAAAAATCCGATTTCAAAAACATACTGGTACATTTTGAGGTACAGGATGACGGCATAGGCATTTCCAAAAAAATGCAAACCACCATATTTGACAGTTTTTCACAAGGTTCCGAACAAATTAACCGAAAATACGGGGGTACCGGTCTGGGTCTCGCCATAGTAAAAAGCCTTTTAAGCCTTTTTGGCAGTGAAATAACCCTGGAAAGTGAATTAGGACGGGGAACTGCTTTTTACTTTGACATTGATTTTGGTATAAGTAAAACTACACAGGAAGAACCTGAGAAAGTGAAAACAAGCCTTGTGAATGATGACTTTTTTATAGGTAAACGTGTTTTGGTAGTAGAAGATAATAAAATAAACCAGGTAATTACTACAAAAATACTGGCTAAAAAACAGATGTCCTGCGATATTGCCTCTAACGGCTATGAAGCTTTGGATAAAGTGCATGAAAACCAGTATGATGTAATTTTAATGGATATTCATATGCCGGGAATAAGCGGTTTAAAAACCACTGAGGAGATAAGAAAATTTAATACTGAAATACCTGTTATCGCATTAACAGCTATATCCCTGGATGAAAGTAAGGACGATTTTTATGCAGCCGGTTGTAATGACATCATTACAAAACCTTTTAAACCTGAAGAATTTTATGAAACCCTTGCAAAAAATATGATTAACAATAGCGTAAGCAGCGAAAGTTAA
- the lpxK gene encoding tetraacyldisaccharide 4'-kinase produces MQVFRKLLLPFSLLYSIIIMLRNFFYDKGILNSTRYNFPVICVGNLSVGGTGKTPMTEFLISFLKDKYKLAVLSRGYKRKSKGFILADDHTTAEEIGDEPFQYFNKFKNIHVAVDANRHNGIYELKKLVNPDIIILDDAFQHRKVVAGFNILLTVYNDLYVDDFILPAGNLRDNIRQAKRADVIIVTKCPADFNEEGRKRILNKIKPKAHQKIFFSSIAYSDIISGSQGDIKIEKIKGEHFNLVTGIAKPAPLVNYLKQKGLDFTHYSYPDHHNFSVQEIEKLKKMKLIITTEKDYVRIANSIENMYYLGIKPEFLFNEEENFKKVISSFLNRY; encoded by the coding sequence ATGCAGGTATTTAGAAAATTGCTTCTGCCTTTTTCATTATTATACAGCATTATCATTATGCTGCGTAATTTCTTTTATGATAAAGGAATATTAAATTCAACAAGATATAATTTCCCTGTCATTTGTGTGGGGAATTTGAGTGTGGGAGGCACAGGTAAAACTCCTATGACAGAGTTTTTGATTTCTTTTTTAAAAGATAAGTATAAGTTAGCAGTATTAAGCCGGGGTTATAAAAGAAAAAGCAAAGGGTTTATTTTAGCGGATGATCACACTACTGCAGAGGAAATAGGAGATGAACCTTTTCAATATTTTAATAAGTTTAAGAATATTCATGTGGCTGTTGACGCCAACAGGCATAACGGTATTTATGAACTTAAAAAGTTGGTAAACCCCGATATTATTATTTTAGATGATGCTTTTCAACATAGAAAGGTAGTAGCCGGATTTAATATTCTTCTTACTGTTTATAATGATTTGTATGTAGATGATTTTATATTACCTGCAGGAAACCTCCGTGATAATATTCGTCAGGCGAAAAGAGCTGATGTAATTATAGTAACCAAATGTCCTGCTGATTTTAATGAAGAGGGCCGGAAAAGAATACTCAATAAAATAAAGCCAAAGGCACACCAAAAGATATTTTTCTCTTCTATCGCTTACAGCGATATAATATCGGGATCACAGGGCGATATAAAAATAGAAAAAATTAAAGGTGAGCATTTTAACCTGGTAACCGGCATTGCTAAACCTGCACCGCTTGTAAATTATCTTAAACAAAAAGGATTAGATTTTACTCACTACTCATATCCCGATCATCATAATTTTTCGGTACAGGAAATTGAAAAGCTGAAAAAAATGAAGTTAATTATAACTACTGAAAAAGATTATGTAAGAATAGCCAATAGTATTGAAAATATGTATTATCTGGGTATAAAACCAGAATTTTTGTTTAATGAAGAAGAAAATTTTAAGAAGGTAATTAGTTCTTTTTTAAATAGGTATTAA
- a CDS encoding Nif3-like dinuclear metal center hexameric protein — MIVQDVITSIEKLAPLDYAEDFDNVGLLVGSSNNEVTGILVTLDTLENVVDEAINKNCNLIVSFHPIIFSGLKKITGSTYVERVVLKAIKNNISIYAMHTALDNSFTGVNAEICNVLGLKNQKVLIPQKATIKKLITFVPKDNADKVREALFKAGAGTIGNYSNCSFNVEGTGTFEGNEQSDPVIGEKGKTHYENEIQIGVTFAKHNERNVLNALFSHHPYEEVAFEVTTLENNNQHIGMGMIGELTHPENEIEFLNSVKQKMNCGCIRHSALLNKKVKKVAVLGGSGAFAIEHAKKAGADMFITSDIKYHEFYKAENKIVITDIGHYESEQFTKTLLVRYLTKKFPNFAVVLSVSNTNPVKYL; from the coding sequence ATGATAGTACAGGATGTAATAACCAGTATTGAAAAATTAGCTCCGCTAGATTATGCCGAAGATTTTGATAATGTAGGCCTTTTAGTAGGCAGCAGTAATAATGAAGTTACCGGCATTTTGGTAACCCTGGACACTTTGGAAAATGTGGTGGACGAGGCCATTAACAAAAACTGTAACCTAATTGTTAGTTTTCATCCGATTATCTTTAGCGGGTTAAAAAAAATAACAGGCTCCACTTATGTAGAAAGAGTGGTTTTGAAAGCAATAAAAAATAACATTAGCATATATGCAATGCATACGGCCCTGGATAATAGTTTTACCGGGGTAAATGCAGAAATATGTAATGTTTTAGGGCTTAAAAACCAAAAGGTACTGATACCCCAAAAAGCAACGATTAAAAAATTAATAACATTCGTTCCCAAAGATAATGCAGATAAAGTAAGAGAAGCATTATTTAAAGCCGGCGCAGGTACTATTGGCAATTACAGCAACTGCAGTTTTAATGTAGAAGGAACCGGTACTTTTGAGGGAAATGAGCAGTCTGATCCGGTTATAGGCGAAAAAGGTAAAACTCATTATGAAAATGAAATACAGATTGGAGTTACTTTTGCAAAACATAACGAGCGTAATGTTTTAAATGCATTGTTTTCCCATCATCCATACGAAGAAGTTGCCTTTGAGGTAACCACCCTCGAAAACAACAATCAACATATAGGTATGGGGATGATTGGCGAACTTACCCACCCTGAAAATGAAATTGAATTTTTAAATTCGGTAAAGCAAAAAATGAATTGTGGCTGCATACGCCATTCGGCACTGTTAAACAAAAAAGTGAAAAAAGTAGCGGTATTGGGAGGTAGCGGAGCATTCGCCATAGAGCATGCCAAAAAAGCGGGTGCGGATATGTTTATAACCTCCGATATAAAATACCATGAATTTTATAAAGCTGAAAACAAGATAGTTATAACCGATATCGGCCATTATGAAAGTGAACAGTTTACAAAAACACTTTTAGTTAGGTATCTTACAAAAAAATTCCCTAATTTTGCAGTCGTTTTATCCGTTTCAAATACAAACCCGGTCAAGTATTTATAA
- a CDS encoding zinc ribbon domain-containing protein, producing the protein MAQKTEATVEDKLRTLYDLQLIDSRIDEIRNVRGELPLEVEDLEDEVEGLKTRMEKLNDELADINHSIADRKNLIEEAKALTKKYTEQQKNVRNNREYNSLSKEIEYQELEVQLAEKHIKEFKVQIEQKKETIVQTKERLNERESYLKHKKGELDAILAETEKEEKALIEKSEEFEQKIEERLLNAYKRIRESVKNGLAVVSIERGASAGSFFTIPPQVQMEIATRKKIITDEHSGRILVDVALAEEEKEKMDKLFTSLQ; encoded by the coding sequence ATGGCACAAAAAACAGAAGCTACAGTAGAAGATAAGTTGCGTACTTTATACGATTTGCAACTCATAGACTCCAGAATTGATGAAATAAGAAATGTACGCGGTGAGCTACCTTTAGAAGTAGAAGACCTGGAAGATGAAGTAGAAGGCCTGAAAACCCGTATGGAAAAATTAAATGATGAACTGGCTGATATAAACCATTCTATTGCCGACAGAAAGAATTTAATAGAAGAAGCCAAAGCACTCACCAAAAAATATACCGAACAACAAAAAAACGTTAGAAATAACAGGGAATACAACTCCTTATCCAAAGAAATTGAATACCAGGAGTTAGAAGTTCAGCTGGCCGAAAAGCATATTAAAGAATTTAAAGTTCAGATTGAGCAGAAAAAAGAAACTATTGTACAAACCAAAGAACGCTTAAATGAGCGTGAATCTTATTTGAAGCATAAAAAAGGTGAGCTTGATGCCATTTTAGCCGAAACAGAAAAAGAAGAAAAGGCACTTATTGAAAAAAGTGAAGAATTTGAACAAAAAATTGAAGAACGCCTTTTAAACGCTTATAAAAGAATAAGAGAAAGTGTAAAAAACGGTCTTGCAGTAGTATCAATTGAAAGAGGGGCATCAGCCGGATCTTTCTTTACAATCCCTCCACAGGTACAAATGGAAATAGCTACACGCAAAAAAATTATTACCGATGAACACAGCGGAAGAATTCTGGTAGATGTAGCTTTGGCAGAAGAAGAAAAAGAGAAAATGGATAAGTTATTTACCTCTTTACAGTAA
- a CDS encoding AraC family transcriptional regulator — MLFEGDITFHFGDESIAITGNTLLFFNPATPYSYEPLQPDTKGYFCVFKEEFFKESLRINLTDLPLFQPDAKPVYQLYGDSVTEIRSLFIKIKEEINSDYPYKYELIKSYVSELIYYALKLSPRKVKPRIADANSRITSVFMELLDRQFPIEALSHTFTCRTPADFADQLSIHVNYLNRALKKTTGKTTTEHITARWLAEAKALLRHTNWSIAEISQALGYEDQSHFSIFFKKQTQYSPSQFRNV; from the coding sequence ATGCTCTTTGAAGGTGATATCACTTTTCACTTTGGAGATGAGAGCATAGCGATAACAGGCAACACATTACTTTTTTTTAACCCGGCTACTCCCTACTCCTACGAACCCTTACAACCCGATACAAAAGGATATTTTTGTGTTTTTAAAGAAGAATTCTTTAAGGAAAGTCTTAGAATTAACCTTACTGATCTCCCCTTATTTCAACCTGATGCCAAACCGGTTTATCAACTTTACGGAGATTCGGTAACCGAAATACGCTCTCTGTTCATCAAAATAAAAGAAGAAATAAACAGCGATTATCCTTATAAATATGAACTGATTAAAAGCTATGTATCAGAGCTAATATACTATGCACTAAAATTATCTCCTCGTAAAGTAAAACCTCGTATTGCAGATGCCAATTCACGCATCACATCGGTGTTTATGGAATTACTCGATCGTCAATTTCCAATTGAGGCCCTTTCGCATACGTTTACCTGCCGTACCCCTGCAGATTTTGCAGATCAATTATCCATTCATGTGAATTATTTAAACCGTGCATTAAAGAAAACCACCGGAAAAACAACAACCGAACATATTACCGCCCGATGGTTGGCTGAAGCAAAAGCCTTACTCAGGCATACCAATTGGAGTATTGCTGAAATAAGCCAGGCACTAGGCTATGAAGACCAGTCACACTTCAGCATTTTTTTTAAAAAGCAAACACAATATTCTCCCTCCCAATTCAGAAATGTTTGA
- a CDS encoding SDR family NAD(P)-dependent oxidoreductase: MENSKVWYITGASKGLGLSMAKQLLQKGQKVAATSRNINALTQEVGNDYSSSFLPLEVDLTSEYSIKSSIKSTIHKFGKIDVVVNNAGYGTGGALEELTGDEIQKSFEVNFFAVIKVIQQALPYMRKEKSGHIINISSIAGFAPGTGWCVYGAAKSAINGLSEGLANELKPLGIKVSIVSPGWFRTSFAKEESIELSKKEIPDYEHIRAAHKKFKSTDGKQTGNPNKVADVLLRLVNETNPPINLFLGSDAYDRATYKTDSLTRTIKEWKEISFSTDF, from the coding sequence ATGGAGAATTCAAAAGTATGGTATATCACGGGAGCTTCCAAAGGACTAGGGCTATCCATGGCCAAACAATTATTACAAAAAGGACAAAAAGTCGCTGCCACCAGCAGAAATATAAACGCTTTAACTCAGGAAGTCGGAAACGATTACTCCTCTTCTTTTTTACCCCTCGAAGTAGACCTTACCAGTGAGTATTCCATTAAAAGCTCAATAAAATCTACTATTCATAAATTTGGAAAAATAGATGTGGTTGTCAACAACGCCGGCTACGGTACAGGAGGCGCCCTGGAAGAACTAACGGGTGATGAAATTCAAAAAAGTTTTGAGGTTAACTTCTTTGCCGTAATCAAAGTAATACAGCAAGCACTTCCTTATATGCGAAAAGAGAAGTCCGGCCATATTATCAATATCTCCTCTATTGCCGGGTTTGCCCCGGGTACAGGCTGGTGTGTCTACGGAGCGGCAAAATCTGCCATAAACGGATTGTCTGAAGGTTTGGCCAACGAACTGAAACCGTTAGGGATAAAAGTTTCTATAGTGTCACCGGGATGGTTCAGGACCAGTTTTGCAAAAGAAGAATCTATTGAACTCAGTAAAAAGGAAATTCCGGATTATGAACATATAAGAGCAGCCCACAAAAAATTCAAATCCACCGATGGTAAGCAAACAGGCAACCCCAATAAGGTTGCAGATGTTTTACTGAGGCTCGTTAATGAAACAAACCCACCCATAAACCTGTTTCTGGGCAGTGATGCCTATGACAGGGCAACTTATAAAACTGATTCCCTTACCCGTACTATAAAAGAATGGAAAGAAATATCCTTTTCAACCGATTTTTAA
- a CDS encoding JAB domain-containing protein, translating into MDVKLTEEEKIKVLNSDDIYGIMQKILLRESKIDQNREHFWVIGLENNHRILFIELISLGTVNKTLAEPMEVFSFALQKRAVKIILCHNHPSGELRPSEGDKDITDKLIQVGIIVNTEVLDHLIISTKSYLSFADTGLLSELKKSTKYIPQYVLEERLKKQATEIANKKKTVEIAKEFKRNGVDNETIALSTGLSIEEVEKLRVRKR; encoded by the coding sequence ATGGACGTAAAATTGACAGAAGAGGAAAAAATTAAAGTCTTAAATTCCGATGACATCTACGGAATTATGCAAAAGATTTTGCTTCGGGAAAGTAAAATTGACCAAAACAGGGAACATTTTTGGGTTATTGGTTTAGAAAATAATCACCGGATTCTTTTTATTGAACTTATCAGTTTAGGAACCGTAAATAAAACATTGGCCGAACCCATGGAGGTATTTAGCTTTGCTTTACAAAAGAGGGCTGTAAAAATAATTTTGTGTCATAACCACCCTAGCGGAGAGTTAAGGCCTTCTGAAGGAGACAAAGATATTACAGACAAATTAATTCAGGTAGGAATAATTGTGAATACCGAAGTTCTTGACCATTTAATTATTTCAACTAAAAGCTACCTAAGCTTTGCAGACACAGGGCTTTTAAGTGAGTTGAAAAAGAGCACAAAATATATACCGCAATATGTATTGGAAGAAAGGCTTAAAAAACAAGCCACTGAAATTGCCAATAAAAAGAAAACCGTTGAAATAGCTAAAGAATTTAAAAGAAACGGGGTAGATAACGAAACAATTGCATTATCAACAGGCCTTTCAATTGAGGAAGTTGAAAAATTGAGAGTAAGAAAAAGATAA
- a CDS encoding DNA-binding domain-containing protein, whose protein sequence is MSLKYSLKKNLLTPQPDDYTARPQGVKSYDLENIIAQMLTKGSTVTRTDILAVLNNFFEVVGDITANGGTINTDLFKTKFSITGVFDSATDGFDKNRHTIKINTNTGKILKEALAKIQVEKVTTPEIIPHIIEVKDSISGSINNQITSNGILEITGSLLKIEGNHPNNGVYLIAKDGTKHQVTTIADNKPTRLFVMLPTLNPGQYTLQVTTQHKGGTPLLNTPRTGIFNKLLTVI, encoded by the coding sequence ATGAGTTTAAAATATTCATTAAAGAAAAACCTCCTTACCCCACAGCCTGATGATTACACTGCACGGCCACAAGGAGTAAAAAGCTATGACCTGGAAAATATTATTGCACAAATGCTTACCAAAGGCAGTACCGTAACCCGTACCGATATACTGGCCGTACTCAATAACTTTTTTGAAGTGGTAGGAGACATTACCGCCAATGGCGGAACTATTAATACCGACCTGTTTAAAACCAAATTTTCCATAACAGGTGTATTTGATAGCGCCACCGATGGTTTTGACAAAAACCGCCATACCATAAAAATAAACACCAACACCGGCAAGATACTTAAAGAAGCCCTGGCAAAAATACAGGTAGAAAAAGTAACCACCCCCGAAATTATTCCGCATATAATAGAAGTAAAAGACAGTATAAGTGGCAGCATTAACAACCAGATTACCAGCAACGGCATACTGGAAATTACAGGCAGCCTGCTAAAAATAGAAGGCAACCACCCCAACAATGGCGTATACCTTATAGCCAAAGACGGTACCAAACACCAAGTTACCACTATAGCCGATAACAAACCCACCAGGCTCTTTGTTATGCTCCCCACACTTAACCCTGGCCAATACACCCTGCAGGTAACTACACAACATAAAGGCGGAACCCCACTACTTAACACCCCTCGTACCGGTATTTTTAATAAACTTCTTACAGTAATATAA